A genomic segment from Bacteroidota bacterium encodes:
- a CDS encoding T9SS type A sorting domain-containing protein: MKKYKLIFLLLFISSIEISFAQVIRTSIVEHFTNTSCSICASNNSSYYGILTNYPDAVHISFHPSAPYASDFFNQQNQVENDARTNFYGVYGGTPRLVVNGLVINNTNLNSTLNAATSLFSNFSIELTQVQTSNTSFSVKCKVEKLSADTTIAALLFVGASEDTIYQTTNNGETVHYNVFRKAISAVQGNTIQLPLNIGDTMVYNFSYTVLPAWNTNRMSTIALLQRPTKQLINAAKSVNSINLNNAIPSNTKKVEAVYFYPNPTVNGRITSTLSVNKVRVLSLSGTLLFETAQLEKNQNLDLSALQSGFYLLEIQTNDKIAYQKLRIK; the protein is encoded by the coding sequence ATGAAAAAATATAAATTAATTTTCTTACTACTTTTTATAAGCAGCATAGAGATTAGCTTTGCGCAAGTCATACGAACTTCTATTGTAGAACATTTTACAAATACTAGTTGCAGCATTTGTGCTAGCAATAATTCGAGTTACTATGGTATTTTAACTAATTACCCCGATGCAGTACACATTAGTTTTCACCCCAGTGCTCCTTATGCCAGTGATTTTTTTAATCAACAAAATCAGGTTGAGAACGATGCTCGCACCAATTTTTATGGTGTATATGGAGGAACTCCTCGATTAGTTGTGAATGGACTTGTGATAAACAATACTAACTTAAACTCCACATTAAATGCAGCTACCTCCTTGTTTTCGAATTTCAGTATTGAACTTACACAGGTGCAAACAAGCAATACAAGTTTCTCAGTGAAATGCAAGGTGGAAAAACTTTCAGCAGATACAACAATTGCAGCACTTTTATTTGTTGGAGCATCCGAAGATACCATTTATCAAACTACCAATAATGGTGAAACCGTTCATTACAATGTGTTTAGAAAGGCAATAAGTGCAGTACAAGGAAACACTATACAACTGCCTTTGAATATAGGCGATACTATGGTTTACAATTTTTCGTATACGGTTTTACCTGCATGGAATACGAATAGAATGAGCACTATTGCGTTACTTCAACGGCCAACTAAGCAATTAATTAATGCTGCGAAATCTGTAAATTCAATAAATTTGAACAATGCAATTCCTTCCAATACGAAAAAAGTAGAAGCCGTATACTTTTATCCCAATCCTACTGTTAATGGTAGAATTACTAGTACACTATCAGTAAACAAAGTAAGAGTACTATCACTAAGTGGAACTTTGTTGTTTGAAACAGCGCAGCTTGAGAAAAACCAAAACCTTGATCTTTCAGCATTGCAATCAGGGTTCTACTTATTAGAAATACAAACGAATGATAAAATAGCTTATCAAAAACTTCGCATAAAGTAA
- a CDS encoding outer membrane beta-barrel protein — MKKILLLVAVLVNIQLQAQSLTDAEKQAIIIQLKRELYDSLKLEINSKKLANIDQIDTTKMEQNIVEPFSWGDFNWIQGNNRQSKSLLNSKYFTGSTTIDCNYNYSFNNPIDHTNSGSTATFRSNEFNISYIETGGEFHETKSGARAKLMLQFGSRATGIPRNDNTPLRGQFDLYNALRYVTEGYAGMHFNKLHGINVDFGLFKSYVGLLSYNNFENWNYQPSYTSDNTPWFFTGARIQIFPTSKFKFELWLVNGWQTYAMFNELPGVGYQIQWRPKESVSILSSSYVGWDTPNNKDRMRFHTDNSLVLRYFNQPGNQFISKAACSITADLGFENGGGVRPFNGDSITPSQHFLSGMVYNRIWFGKKQKFAWTTGGGVISNPGRYLALLPTGNGIMTQNPGDEFNGWDASSGFQLMPNEYITFGVEFVTRHTDTPYFSGHGGVTSPNGWNPPIGNSMGYQADLVKNENRIIFSVLFRF; from the coding sequence ATGAAAAAAATACTTTTACTTGTCGCTGTTTTAGTAAACATTCAACTTCAAGCACAGTCGCTGACTGATGCTGAAAAACAAGCAATAATTATCCAACTTAAGCGAGAATTATACGATAGTTTAAAACTGGAAATAAATTCAAAAAAATTAGCGAACATTGATCAAATCGATACTACTAAAATGGAACAAAATATAGTTGAACCATTTTCATGGGGCGATTTTAACTGGATACAAGGGAATAACCGACAGTCAAAATCTTTACTTAATAGCAAGTATTTTACAGGCAGCACTACAATTGACTGCAATTACAATTATTCATTCAACAATCCTATTGATCATACCAACAGTGGTAGTACAGCTACTTTCAGGAGTAATGAGTTCAATATTTCTTACATCGAAACCGGAGGAGAATTTCATGAAACTAAATCAGGAGCACGCGCCAAACTAATGTTACAATTTGGAAGCAGAGCAACCGGAATACCTAGAAATGACAATACTCCGCTAAGAGGTCAATTCGACTTATACAATGCATTGCGCTATGTAACGGAAGGATATGCAGGTATGCATTTTAATAAACTACATGGAATTAATGTTGATTTTGGATTGTTTAAATCATATGTTGGTTTACTTTCTTACAACAATTTTGAAAACTGGAATTATCAACCGTCCTATACTTCCGATAATACTCCATGGTTCTTTACCGGAGCGCGCATACAAATTTTTCCAACCAGCAAATTTAAGTTTGAACTATGGTTGGTAAATGGCTGGCAAACCTATGCGATGTTTAATGAGCTTCCCGGAGTTGGATATCAAATTCAATGGCGACCAAAAGAATCTGTATCGATACTTTCTAGTTCGTACGTTGGATGGGATACACCTAATAATAAAGATCGTATGCGCTTTCATACCGACAATAGTTTGGTTTTGCGCTATTTTAACCAACCCGGTAACCAATTTATTAGCAAAGCTGCTTGTTCAATTACGGCTGATTTGGGTTTTGAAAACGGTGGTGGAGTAAGACCATTTAATGGTGATAGTATTACTCCTTCACAACATTTTTTAAGCGGAATGGTGTATAACAGAATTTGGTTTGGAAAAAAGCAAAAATTTGCATGGACAACAGGTGGCGGAGTTATTAGTAATCCCGGAAGATATCTTGCATTACTACCAACCGGCAATGGAATAATGACTCAAAATCCGGGAGATGAATTTAATGGTTGGGATGCATCCAGTGGATTTCAGTTAATGCCCAACGAATACATCACTTTCGGTGTTGAGTTTGTAACTCGACATACCGATACTCCTTACTTTTCAGGACATGGTGGTGTAACATCGCCCAACGGTTGGAATCCGCCAATTGGCAATTCTATGGGCTATCAAGCAGATTTAGTTAAAAATGAAAACAGAATCATTTTCTCCGTACTTTTTCGATTTTAG
- a CDS encoding NRDE family protein, translating to MCTVTFYKSASKTIVTSNRDEHISRPAALFPTLHHYQNKAVYFPQDPLAQGTWFAVDTSGRTFVLLNGADKKHHHQPPYKRSRGLILLDLLSADELIETWGQINLTSIEPFTLIVFTGDELHQLRWDEKEKSYLQLDTSIPHIWSSATLYEKAAIEKRKIWFNEFLESTTGTIDPDGLLNFHTGTEVKDKENGLIINRNQQLLTKNITQCVIEHDRFTLTHIDLLQNKQLQLTEIIK from the coding sequence ATGTGCACAGTAACCTTTTACAAAAGCGCAAGTAAAACAATTGTTACCTCTAACCGTGACGAACACATTAGCAGGCCGGCTGCATTATTTCCAACTTTGCATCACTATCAAAACAAAGCTGTATACTTTCCTCAAGATCCTTTAGCACAAGGAACCTGGTTTGCAGTAGATACTTCAGGCCGAACTTTCGTATTGCTGAACGGTGCCGATAAAAAACATCATCATCAACCACCTTATAAACGAAGCAGGGGATTAATTTTACTGGATTTGTTAAGTGCCGATGAGTTAATTGAAACATGGGGACAAATAAACTTAACTAGCATTGAACCCTTTACACTTATAGTTTTTACTGGAGATGAATTGCATCAGTTACGGTGGGATGAAAAGGAAAAATCATATTTACAGTTGGATACATCAATTCCTCATATTTGGTCATCGGCTACACTTTATGAAAAAGCAGCCATTGAAAAAAGAAAAATTTGGTTCAATGAATTTCTGGAATCAACCACAGGAACAATTGACCCGGATGGTTTGCTAAACTTCCATACCGGCACCGAAGTTAAAGATAAGGAGAATGGTTTAATCATCAATCGCAATCAACAACTACTCACCAAAAACATTACTCAATGTGTAATTGAGCATGACCGATTTACTTTAACACATATTGACTTGCTTCAAAACAAACAGCTGCAACTAACTGAAATTATAAAATGA
- a CDS encoding response regulator transcription factor — MNKAEILIIDDEPQIQKLLQIILESNGYKVQTAVSGKEGILLAANHPPELIILDLGLPDKSGHEVLKELRSWYTKSILILSVQDSEDAIIAALDSGASDYLTKPFRSGELLARIRASIRRNTINPSITRAQFADLTIDFAARTLLKNNQVVKLTSTEYNLFTLFAKNEGRVLTHQFILKEIWGVGYQLETQYLRVFVGTLRKKIEDNANHPKHLLTESGVGYRFI; from the coding sequence ATGAATAAAGCCGAAATCCTAATTATTGATGATGAACCACAAATTCAAAAATTACTGCAGATTATTTTAGAAAGTAATGGATATAAGGTGCAAACTGCAGTAAGTGGAAAAGAAGGAATTCTTTTGGCTGCCAATCATCCACCTGAGTTGATTATATTGGACCTTGGCTTGCCTGATAAAAGTGGCCATGAAGTGCTTAAGGAACTGCGTAGCTGGTATACAAAATCGATTCTTATTTTATCTGTACAAGATAGTGAAGATGCGATTATAGCTGCGCTTGATAGTGGTGCAAGCGATTATCTTACTAAACCTTTTCGCAGTGGCGAATTGCTAGCTCGTATACGCGCCTCAATTCGACGAAATACAATAAACCCGAGCATCACTCGCGCACAATTTGCTGATTTAACTATTGATTTTGCTGCACGAACACTACTAAAAAATAATCAAGTCGTAAAACTTACATCAACTGAATACAACTTATTTACACTTTTCGCTAAAAATGAAGGACGCGTGTTGACGCATCAATTTATTTTAAAAGAAATTTGGGGAGTTGGATATCAATTGGAAACACAATACTTACGTGTGTTTGTAGGTACACTTCGCAAAAAAATTGAAGACAATGCAAACCACCCAAAACACCTGCTTACCGAAAGTGGAGTTGGTTATCGTTTTATTTAA
- a CDS encoding carboxypeptidase — MRYIHLVICFVVLIQCISIDNSLAQAPLPPVLEWHGKSENLIYSKNNPWITPCELSNFTTTPSYKETFDWISKLCSSSTFLHFVTIGISPEGRAIKMIVASTEKSILSSDLKKSTKPLLLVQAGIHAGEIDGKDAGMMLLRDIALGKKKELIDKVNFLFIPILSVDAHERNADYNRPNQRGPESMGWRTNSQNLNLNRDYTKLDTKELRSVIAVINEYDPLLYMDIHVTDGTDYQYDITFGAQNPGYSPAISSWLFKKYTPYLYQKLQAEDHIPGPLMNAYNGSDFKEGNIFYSGGPRFSNEYADLRHLGALLIENHSLKPYKQRVLGTYVLLENTLRLLAESGDALRDSSRKDAALRNSSIPLSWTLPNTSTVENSKHKNDSINLLTVETKKHRSTITNSDYVEFTGKKTSTTCVQYAMNSGENYVQRPKAYWIPAACEEVIERLKLHGIKFELLTEAKEVNVDMYRISEYTFGNDEKKVLPFEGRMQVNATTKTEKQKHTFPQGSAYVSTDQPLGDLAILLLEPGSKDSFFSWGFFHSIFQRTEYIEGYVMEPYAKKMLEESPELRKEFELKMKEDAAFTKDPYAILTWFYSKTKYYDANYLLYPVGREM; from the coding sequence ATGCGATACATTCATCTAGTGATTTGTTTTGTTGTGCTTATTCAGTGCATTTCCATTGATAACTCCTTAGCTCAAGCTCCTCTGCCTCCTGTATTGGAATGGCATGGCAAAAGCGAAAATCTTATTTATTCTAAAAACAATCCTTGGATTACTCCATGTGAATTAAGTAATTTTACGACTACTCCTTCCTACAAAGAAACCTTCGACTGGATTAGTAAATTATGCTCAAGCTCTACATTCTTGCATTTTGTAACAATAGGAATAAGTCCTGAAGGACGTGCCATAAAAATGATTGTGGCCAGTACCGAAAAATCGATTCTCTCGAGCGATCTAAAAAAATCTACTAAACCATTGTTGCTAGTACAAGCCGGAATTCATGCGGGTGAAATTGATGGCAAAGATGCAGGCATGATGTTATTAAGAGATATTGCTTTGGGAAAGAAAAAGGAATTAATTGACAAAGTAAATTTTTTATTTATTCCCATTCTAAGCGTAGACGCACATGAAAGAAACGCTGATTATAATCGTCCTAATCAACGCGGACCCGAAAGCATGGGCTGGAGAACTAATTCTCAAAACCTGAATTTAAATCGTGATTATACTAAACTGGATACAAAAGAATTGCGCTCGGTAATTGCGGTTATTAATGAATATGATCCGCTTTTGTATATGGACATACATGTTACCGATGGAACCGATTATCAATACGACATTACTTTTGGAGCTCAAAATCCCGGGTACTCTCCTGCTATTTCGTCGTGGCTATTTAAAAAATATACACCCTATTTATATCAGAAGTTACAAGCAGAAGATCATATTCCCGGTCCATTAATGAATGCCTATAATGGATCTGATTTTAAAGAAGGAAATATTTTTTACTCGGGTGGACCACGCTTTTCAAATGAGTATGCCGACTTGCGACACTTAGGAGCACTGTTGATTGAAAACCATAGTTTAAAACCTTACAAACAAAGAGTTTTAGGCACTTATGTATTACTTGAAAACACACTTCGTTTGCTTGCTGAAAGTGGGGATGCACTGCGTGATAGTTCTCGAAAAGATGCTGCTCTTAGAAACAGTTCTATACCGCTAAGTTGGACACTTCCGAATACTTCTACCGTAGAAAATTCCAAACATAAAAACGATAGTATAAACCTACTTACAGTAGAAACCAAAAAACATCGTTCAACAATTACGAATAGCGATTATGTTGAATTTACCGGAAAAAAAACTTCAACTACCTGTGTGCAATATGCTATGAATAGTGGAGAAAACTATGTTCAGCGCCCTAAAGCCTATTGGATTCCAGCAGCTTGTGAGGAGGTAATTGAACGATTGAAATTACATGGAATTAAGTTTGAACTACTCACTGAAGCAAAAGAAGTAAACGTTGACATGTATCGAATTTCGGAATATACTTTTGGCAACGATGAAAAAAAAGTGCTGCCTTTTGAAGGACGTATGCAAGTAAATGCAACAACCAAAACCGAAAAGCAAAAACATACCTTCCCTCAAGGTTCAGCTTATGTTTCAACGGATCAGCCCTTGGGCGATTTAGCTATTTTGTTGTTGGAACCCGGTTCTAAGGATTCATTTTTTAGTTGGGGATTTTTTCATTCCATTTTTCAACGAACCGAGTACATTGAAGGATATGTGATGGAGCCATATGCTAAGAAAATGCTGGAAGAATCACCTGAGCTGCGAAAAGAGTTTGAGTTAAAAATGAAGGAGGATGCCGCTTTTACCAAAGATCCTTATGCTATATTAACTTGGTTTTACAGTAAAACTAAGTACTACGATGCAAATTATTTGTTGTACCCTGTTGGAAGAGAAATGTAA
- a CDS encoding PAS domain-containing sensor histidine kinase codes for MQFAISLALVLVVTIVCFFSSNYIGYRVVALLLLVCVSLLASLFDILPVLFAALISSLSWNFFFIPPIFTFHVSTTEDLLMFLMYFVIAMVNAILTFKIREAESKARDKDEKEKTIKLYTTLLNSLSHEMRTPIATIIAAIDTLKDATHGLTKEQQNQLLEEIERAGMRLNRQVENLLNMNRLETGILLLRRDWCDINEMIFTVIQKFNESACEHELIFHPTESFPLVKIDSGILENVLQNLIHNALQYTPKGSTVRVMTAFSNEILTIVIEDSGPGIPESEIKNVFDKFYRLPNSKAGGVGLGLSIVKGFVEAHGGKIDLENKAEGGVLIQLTLPVEATFISQLKNE; via the coding sequence ATGCAATTTGCAATTAGTTTGGCATTGGTGCTAGTAGTTACTATTGTTTGTTTCTTCTCATCAAATTATATAGGATACAGAGTAGTTGCTCTGTTGTTACTAGTATGTGTTTCACTTTTGGCAAGCCTGTTCGATATATTGCCGGTGTTGTTTGCTGCACTTATTAGTTCACTAAGTTGGAATTTTTTCTTCATACCTCCCATTTTTACTTTTCACGTTAGTACAACAGAAGACTTGCTGATGTTTTTAATGTACTTCGTTATAGCCATGGTAAATGCTATTCTTACTTTTAAAATTCGTGAAGCCGAATCAAAAGCAAGGGATAAAGATGAAAAAGAGAAAACCATAAAACTTTACACAACTTTGTTGAATTCACTGAGTCATGAAATGCGCACACCAATAGCTACTATAATTGCTGCTATTGATACATTAAAAGACGCTACTCATGGTCTTACCAAAGAGCAGCAAAATCAACTACTTGAAGAAATTGAACGTGCAGGTATGCGCCTAAACAGGCAAGTTGAAAATTTACTTAACATGAACCGATTAGAAACAGGTATACTTTTATTAAGAAGAGATTGGTGCGACATCAATGAAATGATATTTACTGTAATTCAAAAATTTAATGAATCTGCATGTGAGCATGAACTTATTTTTCATCCAACAGAAAGTTTTCCGCTGGTAAAAATTGATTCCGGTATACTTGAAAATGTTTTACAAAATTTGATTCACAATGCGTTACAATACACTCCAAAAGGTAGTACTGTTCGCGTAATGACAGCATTTTCAAATGAAATTTTAACGATTGTTATAGAAGATTCAGGTCCTGGTATTCCGGAAAGTGAAATCAAAAATGTGTTTGACAAATTTTATCGTTTGCCGAATTCAAAAGCTGGTGGAGTAGGATTAGGACTTTCAATTGTAAAAGGATTTGTTGAAGCACACGGTGGAAAAATTGATTTAGAAAATAAAGCAGAAGGTGGAGTACTAATCCAATTAACACTTCCGGTTGAAGCAACATTTATCAGCCAATTAAAAAACGAGTAA
- a CDS encoding D-alanine--D-alanine ligase → MKLWLHKIRHWEYWPVYLVYLPTFFLWCWYALKFRSFSFYRHSNPAIKNGGLYGDSKYEIYKLLPSGIYPYTLLIKKEASYNFDLLLKEHSLRFPVIVKPDIGCRGVGVKKVCNNTELLAYQKEIKANFLIQELIDYPNELGLFYWRLPNQKHGKISGITLKKFLTVEGNGLNTLEELLRKNPRYELQLTKLKTQINLNEILPSGKQKCLVPFGNHNRGTEFNDGKMYITTKLEQTFDALLRKVPGFYFGRLDIRYTTLEDLELGRNFSIIEVNGAKSEPTHIYDPSYSFTYGQREIFKHQNIFQQIVKMNLSLNKAN, encoded by the coding sequence ATGAAATTGTGGTTGCATAAAATAAGGCATTGGGAATATTGGCCGGTATACCTTGTGTATTTACCTACCTTTTTTTTATGGTGTTGGTATGCTCTAAAATTTCGTTCCTTCTCCTTCTATCGACATTCCAATCCTGCTATTAAAAATGGTGGACTATATGGGGATAGTAAATATGAAATTTACAAACTGCTTCCCAGTGGTATATATCCATACACACTCTTGATTAAAAAAGAAGCTAGCTACAATTTTGATTTGTTGTTGAAGGAACATTCACTTCGTTTTCCTGTAATTGTTAAGCCTGATATTGGGTGCAGAGGTGTGGGTGTGAAGAAAGTTTGCAACAACACTGAATTGCTTGCTTACCAGAAGGAGATTAAAGCTAATTTTTTGATTCAGGAGCTAATTGATTATCCCAATGAATTGGGCTTATTTTATTGGCGGTTGCCAAATCAAAAGCATGGAAAAATAAGCGGTATTACCCTTAAAAAATTTTTAACTGTTGAAGGAAATGGGTTAAATACACTTGAAGAATTGTTGAGAAAAAATCCTCGTTATGAATTACAACTTACAAAATTAAAAACGCAAATTAATTTGAATGAAATTTTACCTTCCGGAAAGCAGAAATGTTTAGTTCCATTTGGAAATCATAACAGAGGTACAGAATTTAATGATGGCAAAATGTATATCACAACTAAACTGGAGCAAACATTTGATGCACTGTTAAGAAAGGTTCCTGGATTCTATTTTGGACGTTTAGATATTCGATACACTACTTTAGAAGACTTAGAATTGGGACGTAATTTTTCGATAATTGAAGTAAATGGTGCAAAAAGTGAACCTACGCATATTTATGATCCATCATATTCATTTACCTATGGTCAAAGAGAAATATTTAAACACCAAAACATTTTTCAACAAATTGTGAAAATGAATTTAAGTTTGAATAAAGCAAACTGA
- a CDS encoding DinB family protein: protein MKNNHLFEETKAVLMQLIESLNKLNYDEYTHKIEPLNNSSIGEHVRHITELFQQLEIGYNSGVLNYDERKRDVRIQQNLDFAIESIAKIIESVTKENKKIQLITLLSANENQIETNYYRELMYNLEHCIHHQALLKIGFQYLGIDEIPDDYGVAKSTLAYRKQCAQ, encoded by the coding sequence ATGAAAAATAATCACTTGTTTGAAGAAACAAAAGCTGTATTGATGCAACTTATTGAATCGCTCAATAAATTGAATTATGACGAATACACGCATAAAATTGAGCCTTTGAATAATAGCAGCATTGGCGAACATGTGCGACACATTACTGAACTATTTCAGCAACTTGAAATAGGATACAACAGTGGAGTGCTCAATTACGATGAGCGAAAAAGAGATGTGCGAATCCAGCAAAACCTTGATTTTGCAATTGAATCCATTGCCAAAATCATTGAATCGGTTACCAAAGAAAATAAAAAAATACAGCTCATCACATTGCTATCCGCTAACGAAAACCAAATTGAGACCAATTATTACCGCGAACTAATGTATAATTTAGAACATTGTATACACCACCAGGCATTGCTTAAAATTGGATTTCAGTATTTGGGTATTGATGAAATTCCGGACGATTATGGTGTTGCAAAATCAACTCTTGCCTATAGAAAACAATGTGCACAGTAA
- a CDS encoding methyltransferase domain-containing protein: MLDKSFWDNRYQTQETQWDLKSVSPPLKEIIDSLDNKNCSILIPGCGNAHEAEYLIKSGFTNITVIDIAPSPVEQLKNKFNKGELNIVLGDFFQHQGAYDLILEQTFLCAIDPILRTDYVKKCHALLRENGSIRGVLFNVQFENPGPPFGGSNEEFEKLFLPHFHFIKFEPCTNSVEKRKGNEVLIELRKKNIPTI; encoded by the coding sequence ATGCTCGACAAATCTTTTTGGGATAATCGCTATCAAACCCAGGAAACACAGTGGGATTTAAAATCCGTTTCACCTCCATTAAAGGAGATTATTGATAGCCTTGACAATAAAAATTGTAGTATCCTAATTCCCGGTTGCGGAAATGCACATGAAGCTGAGTATTTAATTAAATCAGGGTTCACCAATATTACAGTGATTGATATTGCACCTTCTCCGGTTGAACAATTAAAAAACAAATTCAATAAAGGTGAATTGAATATAGTCCTAGGTGATTTTTTTCAGCACCAAGGAGCATACGATTTGATTTTGGAGCAAACCTTTTTGTGTGCAATTGATCCTATACTTCGAACTGATTACGTAAAAAAATGCCATGCGTTACTGCGTGAAAATGGCAGTATTCGAGGTGTACTGTTCAATGTTCAATTCGAAAACCCGGGACCACCTTTTGGAGGTTCAAATGAGGAATTTGAAAAACTTTTTCTACCCCATTTTCATTTCATCAAATTTGAACCATGCACAAATTCTGTTGAAAAACGAAAAGGAAATGAAGTGTTGATTGAGCTCCGCAAAAAAAATATTCCTACTATATAA
- a CDS encoding KUP/HAK/KT family potassium transporter has translation MVELKESSKEKISGSTLLVALGIIYGDIGTSPLYVLKAIVGEKPISELLLYGSLSCIIWTLTLQTTIKYIWFTLKADNHGEGGVFSLYALVRNNGKWLAIPTIIGATTLLADGILTPPISVASAVEGLTILNGMQELQTVPIVLLLLTGLFFFQRYGTKKVGSTFGPVMLFWFLMLFILGFNQILLHPTILQAINPLLAVDFLRSYPSALWLLGAVFLATTGAEALYSDLGHCGRKNIRITWVGVKLCLVTNYMGQAVWLLNLGEGNYLHGMNPFFQIMPQWFLIPGIIIATIATIIASQAMISGSYTLINEAMNLNFWPRVSVRQPTELKGQIYIPSINMLLWIGCVLMILYFKTSSHMEAAYGFSITITMLMTTILLAYYLYYKQKMNYLLVLFIALSFIFIEGTFFIANIAKIKERWMFLFFELFIFLTMYIWYKARKINNRFTKFVDLGKYVHKIKELSTDEAIPKLATHLIYLTKANSRHEIEEKIINSIFSRKPKRADVYWFVHIHRTEEPFTLNYSVSELVDDKVIKITINAGFRIQPKTELYFKKIVQELVEDRKLNLHVRGDGSTKYNAEPDFKFIVIEKFLSIENEFALKEGILLSSYFYLKRLGLSDEKAFGLEKSDVLVEQVPLLFQQANTVMLVKNISDENEHVTL, from the coding sequence ATGGTAGAATTAAAAGAGAGTTCAAAAGAAAAAATCAGTGGTAGTACTTTGCTGGTTGCGCTAGGAATTATTTATGGCGACATTGGTACCTCTCCCCTCTATGTATTAAAAGCAATTGTTGGCGAAAAACCAATTTCAGAATTGCTATTATATGGTAGTCTTTCATGTATTATTTGGACATTAACTTTACAAACAACCATAAAATATATCTGGTTTACACTTAAGGCAGATAACCATGGAGAAGGAGGAGTATTTTCGCTATATGCCTTGGTGCGTAATAATGGCAAATGGCTGGCAATACCAACCATAATTGGTGCAACAACACTTCTCGCAGATGGAATTTTAACTCCTCCAATTTCCGTTGCATCCGCAGTTGAAGGGTTAACTATTCTTAATGGAATGCAAGAACTGCAAACAGTGCCAATTGTGCTACTTCTATTAACCGGTTTGTTCTTTTTCCAAAGGTATGGAACGAAAAAAGTAGGGAGCACATTTGGACCTGTTATGCTTTTTTGGTTTTTGATGCTCTTTATCTTAGGATTCAATCAAATCCTACTTCATCCAACTATTCTGCAGGCAATTAATCCATTACTCGCAGTAGATTTTTTACGGAGCTACCCAAGTGCTCTATGGTTATTAGGAGCAGTATTTCTCGCAACTACCGGAGCCGAAGCGCTTTATTCAGATCTAGGTCATTGTGGAAGAAAAAATATTCGCATCACATGGGTTGGAGTAAAATTATGTTTGGTTACAAATTATATGGGTCAAGCTGTTTGGTTATTGAATTTAGGCGAAGGAAACTATTTGCATGGGATGAATCCATTTTTTCAAATCATGCCTCAGTGGTTTTTGATTCCGGGAATTATTATTGCAACTATAGCTACAATAATTGCTTCACAAGCTATGATTAGCGGTAGTTACACACTGATTAATGAAGCAATGAACTTAAATTTTTGGCCACGCGTTTCAGTGCGCCAACCTACCGAATTAAAGGGTCAAATATATATTCCAAGTATTAACATGCTTCTTTGGATAGGATGCGTATTGATGATACTTTACTTTAAAACCTCATCGCACATGGAAGCTGCTTATGGTTTCAGTATAACCATTACCATGTTGATGACTACCATCTTACTAGCTTACTATTTATACTATAAACAAAAGATGAATTACTTGCTTGTACTGTTCATCGCTCTTAGTTTCATTTTTATAGAAGGCACTTTTTTCATTGCCAATATTGCTAAAATCAAAGAACGCTGGATGTTTTTATTTTTTGAACTCTTCATTTTTCTAACCATGTACATTTGGTACAAAGCCAGAAAAATTAATAATCGATTTACCAAATTTGTTGACCTGGGTAAGTATGTACATAAAATCAAAGAATTAAGCACAGATGAAGCGATACCAAAGCTAGCTACACACTTGATTTATCTCACAAAAGCGAATTCTCGTCACGAAATAGAAGAGAAAATTATTAATTCAATTTTTTCACGTAAGCCCAAAAGAGCCGATGTATATTGGTTTGTTCACATACATCGTACAGAAGAACCCTTTACATTAAACTATAGCGTTTCAGAACTGGTAGATGATAAAGTAATAAAAATCACTATCAATGCAGGCTTCCGAATTCAACCTAAAACAGAATTGTACTTCAAAAAAATAGTACAGGAATTGGTTGAAGATCGAAAATTAAATTTACATGTACGCGGAGATGGTTCAACAAAATATAATGCTGAGCCGGATTTCAAATTTATAGTTATTGAAAAATTTCTTTCTATAGAAAACGAATTTGCTTTAAAAGAGGGAATTCTGTTATCAAGTTATTTCTATTTAAAACGCCTTGGTTTAAGTGATGAAAAAGCGTTTGGTCTCGAAAAAAGCGATGTTCTGGTTGAGCAGGTTCCATTGTTATTTCAACAAGCGAATACGGTGATGCTGGTTAAAAATATTTCCGATGAAAATGAGCACGTCACCTTGTGA